From the Micromonospora echinofusca genome, the window CGCGGCGGCGCCCGCTGACCCGACCGTCGCCAGCCCTGCCTACCAGCAGATCCTCGCCGTCTTCCACGCCGGGACCGCACCGATGTGCGCCAAGGACATCTGCCAGGCGCTGGGCACCGGCACCACCGCGAAGGACACCGAGAATCTCCGCGCCAAGCTCAAACGCCTCGCCGCCCGCCAGATCCTCGCCGAACCCGAGGCCGGACTGTTCACCCTGGCCTCGCCAACAACGTCCGCGTAACCCACCATCAGGGCCTCTAACCAGCCGCCAAGCCCACAGTGGACATAACCTCCCGAACCACCCTCTTAGAGCTCCATG encodes:
- a CDS encoding BRO-N domain-containing protein; the protein is MTQPTLLTLLTGRETAAGPTVERLRAQIASLDEQLTVAETEVAELAITRRTLLSLGGPLDAAAPADPTVASPAYQQILAVFHAGTAPMCAKDICQALGTGTTAKDTENLRAKLKRLAARQILAEPEAGLFTLASPTTSA